From Xiphophorus couchianus chromosome 7, X_couchianus-1.0, whole genome shotgun sequence:
TAGCacgtgggattttttttttgcctgtttctCTTGTTCtactgcattattattatttatttattattaatttattctgatTGTGAGTCTACTGAACGACAAGTTAAAAATCTGAGCGGTTGAAAAACTTAAGCCCCCAACCTTAATAAAAGCTGAAGAAACATTGCAATGTAAAAACGTATACATTAAGTGACAGTCATGTTTGGGGATGTATAATATGTACAGAACATAAGGGAACATACTAAGTTAGACTTTTAAGTTTTACAGAAAGCAGAGATTTAAGAACGAGAACAATTGCTCCATATGCAGCTGGTTTCACCACAATGAACCTTTGTTGGGCCACAACAAAACCCCTGTTCTTCAGTGAgtcaacaaacacacagatttCCATGGTACAAACGCTAGAGAGCACCATGCAGACCCCTCCCGAATCAACTGTGGGTTGGACGCTTTCCTCGCTCTTCAATGAAGGACTGCAACATGCTGGAGGAAGaagtgactgtttttgtttagttttagattCAACAAACAGAATCATAGAAGATGGCAACAAATACAGCTCTTTCAAACGAATCAAAACTCAGAGctgatgaagaagaagatgcGCAAGCTTCAAAGATACTGGAGATTATTAATGGGAGAACTGCTGATGCCTCAAAAATGACAGAAGAGCCTGAGGACAGAGAGGTTTGGTCAATGGAGATGGGAGATGACTCGGTGTTCTACAGCGATGAGGAGCACGCTCAGTTGGACAAGGAATCTGCCAACTTAACTGGCTTCAGTGGCAAAAGGTGCAAAAATCCTGTTAACAGTGTGGCAGATGGTGAAGGCAACCAACACATGGAGACTAATCCAGGAGAGAAAGGAAACTTGGAGATGAAGAAGGAATTGAACCAGTGCATCATCTGGACTGAAGAGGAAAAGCAGAAGCTTGAGACATTTACTAGTAAAAGAATGCATGTTTCAGACCCTGGGGAATCATCTGCAGAGTCTTATGTCACTCCTGGAAAGTTTGGGAAAACCTCTGGAgagtttgtgcagcaaaataaagcagcaacaaaTGGTATGATATTCTTAAAGtctatgaaaaacaaatgttttaacatttacatttacaaatgcctacttttgcttcttttctcaGTGGACCAAGTTAGGAAAAAGGAAGTGATGACAGAAGCTGACACCTCAAGTCAACACCTGTTTGACTTACTCAACGATGACGGTTATATAAAGCTGAATGGGGATGCAGAATTTTCTCAAAGACTGTCTGGTGCTGACACCCAGAAATCAAGTGACATGCAGTCTGTGGGAGATGTGGAAGCAGAGTTCCTGCAAAACCCCAGCCAAGGTCAGTTGAACCTGCCAGGGCCAACGAAATCTGACTGCAGCGCCTTCAACCACCTCTCCTCCTCCAAATACAGCACCGTGTCCTACCGCAGGATCCGCAGAGGCAACACACGACAGAGGATAGAGGAGTTTGAGTTCCTGCTGACGAGTAAAAAATAACCTGCTTTTCAAATCtattaagaaagaaatgaaGGGCCAAACACATGACTACAAGCTTACAAATGTTCCAGCTCTGAAATGTATGTCAGTAGTTTCAGAAACCCCTGATGATATTCACAATATACTTACATCTGTGACTCTCCTAAATCTATTGTAATGCTATTATGTTTGAGAAATGCCTAACTTTGCTGATAACTCTACAGGTATTTATTGTGGATATGTATGTTATACTAATTTGGGGATTTGAATGATTTGTTTGAACCAAAGAGATGATCATGTGACAACAAACtgcaatgatttaaaaaaaaccaaacaaaaagcaaatactgggcaaacaagttttaatttacTGAGGATTTTCGGGGACGAATTTATAAGCAGATGCTCAAATATGCATATGCACGGcatatacatttaataaaagttcACATGCTACATGCTTTTTGTGGCCATTCAGAAACTTCTGGCATCAGTGTGGCATTTTGGCAGACATGGTAGAGTTAGCCTCTTTTAATCAGATCAGATGCGGTTAGGATTGTCGTTCTTCTGGGACATTAAGTTGTGTTCGAGTTTCAACTGTATGTTGATTTGATCAGGAATTAAGGATATTGAAGCTGTGCTTCTTCATTATCCATCAACTTTGTGCAAAAACGAGCTTATGGTATGATATTGCCAACATCATGCTAGCCAGTGAATGGATTAGTATCAGGTGAAAGACTCACCTCGACTCCTCCAAACATACTCTTGTGGAAAAATTACTCAATCTTTCATcataaaacttttctccagaagGTGTTTGGTGCTGATTTTGGAGCCGACGGTTCTCTCTGGATCGACACCGCCTCAGATCATCCTATTGTTAAACTGGCTTTACTCTGGACAATTACACTTAAGTTTGAGCCATGGTGGCTCGTGAATGTCCAAGCCAACTTTCTTTCACTGGAGGAAGCAGTTCAGGTAAGATAGATAAAATCTGGATGTAGATGTGTatcccacaaaaacaaaaatcttaagcAGTTTTAGCTTCTGCAATGGCCTTGTAGAAAGGTATGAGCTGTGATTAAAAGCCACAACCGAGGCAGTCAAACAACCAGTTCAAATATCTGAGTTAAGTATCCGGATAGAATGATATTCTATCCGGATACAGTCAACTGTAGTGTTGACTCGGTAAGTCAACACTACAGTTGACTTACCGAGACTTGAATAACATGTCATAATAATacttagaagaaaaacaaaatcagataaTTTGTTAAAAGCCCCACGTCCGTACAACATTTTTGCCGATATGTCGTATTTACTCGTAACttaaggttttaatttttagattttgtaagTATAAagaatgaaagtaaaatatgaatTGGAAGTTTTTTAAAGTACAGCTTCAATAATGCACAAGAGTTGCATTGTGACACTTTTTAGGAGTAAAATCTGTTCTAGCCATCATCATGGCTAAAGACTAAACAGAATAAAGAATTCTAGCAAGATTTTTATGACTGTTTTATATTCATTATAAGATGCTTTTTCCATTAGTTTGGCCAAAAAGAGTCCAACAGttggttaaaatgtttgtatcaCAACACAGGTTTATTTAGGCATCTGAACCAACACTCCCCCCTAGTgttaggaaaataaatcatacCGTTGAGAGTTTTAAGTCAAATCAAAAGGATAAAGCATTTAAACCCAGAGAAACAGCATAAATTACACCACATCCTGTAACccacacttttttaaaattcttcattTGTTAGTCAGTCTATGAAGAAGCAAAATCTGAGGCACTATTAAACCATTCCACAGATATCAATTTTAATcccagttttttaaaaacacttccaGTGTGTTAAATAAGATTGCTATCCAGTAGCAACCAACCCACACCAGCTGATGGATAGTCATGCAAATTTCTTCCACTGAACCGCTTCTTCCAGTTAGTCCAGGTGTGGCGGCTCTACCACAGTTTACGCAGTAAAGCCACTGGATGTTTCCACAAAGTGTTGTTAAGGTCATCATTGTAGGTGGTAACGTGTAAACTCCCACTTTTGGAAGACGCTGCTGGGCTGACATGGACGTAGACGGACAGAGT
This genomic window contains:
- the ermn gene encoding uncharacterized protein ermn isoform X2, with product MATNTALSNESKLRADEEEDAQASKILEIINGRTADASKMTEEPEDREVWSMEMGDDSVFYSDEEHAQLDKESANLTGFSGKRCKNPVNSVADGEGNQHMETNPGEKGNLEMKKELNQCIIWTEEEKQKLETFTSKRMHVSDPGESSAESYVTPGKFGKTSGEFVQQNKAATNVDQVRKKEVMTEADTSSQHLFDLLNDDGYIKLNGDAEFSQRLSGADTQKSSDMQSVGDVEAEFLQNPSQAPCPTAGSAEATHDRG
- the ermn gene encoding uncharacterized protein ermn isoform X1 → MATNTALSNESKLRADEEEDAQASKILEIINGRTADASKMTEEPEDREVWSMEMGDDSVFYSDEEHAQLDKESANLTGFSGKRCKNPVNSVADGEGNQHMETNPGEKGNLEMKKELNQCIIWTEEEKQKLETFTSKRMHVSDPGESSAESYVTPGKFGKTSGEFVQQNKAATNVDQVRKKEVMTEADTSSQHLFDLLNDDGYIKLNGDAEFSQRLSGADTQKSSDMQSVGDVEAEFLQNPSQGQLNLPGPTKSDCSAFNHLSSSKYSTVSYRRIRRGNTRQRIEEFEFLLTSKK